In one Sphingomonas sp. AP4-R1 genomic region, the following are encoded:
- a CDS encoding tRNA (cytidine(34)-2'-O)-methyltransferase has product MRIALFEPEIAGNVGAVLRLGACLGAAVDLIEPMGFVWDDKRVRRTAMDYIDHVEIVRHAGFEAFRATIGSRRLALFTTKGSQSVYDFDFRADDVLFFGKESGGVPPDIADACDVRLRIPMRAQVRSMNLAMSAALGLGEALRQTAALPR; this is encoded by the coding sequence ATGCGGATTGCTCTTTTCGAACCCGAGATTGCGGGAAATGTCGGTGCCGTCCTGCGGCTTGGTGCCTGCCTGGGCGCCGCCGTGGATCTGATCGAGCCGATGGGCTTCGTGTGGGACGACAAGCGCGTGCGCCGAACCGCGATGGACTATATCGACCATGTCGAGATTGTCCGCCATGCCGGTTTCGAGGCCTTTCGGGCCACCATCGGCTCCCGCAGGCTGGCCCTGTTCACGACCAAGGGCAGCCAATCCGTCTATGATTTCGACTTCAGAGCCGACGATGTCCTGTTCTTCGGAAAAGAGAGTGGCGGCGTGCCGCCCGACATCGCCGATGCCTGCGATGTTCGGCTCCGCATTCCGATGCGAGCCCAGGTGCGCTCGATGAATCTCGCCATGTCGGCGGCGCTCGGTCTGGGGGAAGCGCTGCGCCAGACGGCCGCGTTGCCGCGCTGA
- a CDS encoding DUF952 domain-containing protein — MPDPIAYKVLTADQMEALEHQGHFDGAPIDLADGYIHLSTAAQLTETVDKHFAGQEHLHVAAVDLDALGEAIRWEESRGGQLFPHLYGQPLSLETVIAYGPLERHADGGVALPVAG, encoded by the coding sequence ATGCCCGATCCGATCGCCTACAAGGTGCTGACCGCCGACCAGATGGAGGCGCTGGAACATCAGGGCCATTTCGACGGCGCGCCGATCGATCTGGCCGACGGCTATATCCACCTCTCCACCGCCGCCCAGCTGACCGAGACGGTCGACAAGCATTTCGCGGGACAGGAGCATCTTCACGTCGCCGCCGTCGATCTGGACGCACTGGGCGAGGCGATCCGCTGGGAGGAATCGCGCGGCGGACAGCTGTTTCCGCATCTTTACGGCCAGCCGCTGAGCCTGGAGACCGTCATCGCTTACGGTCCGCTGGAGCGCCACGCGGATGGCGGGGTCGCCCTGCCCGTCGCGGGCTAA
- a CDS encoding cytochrome c family protein — protein MIVPPPRSRSSLRSASALLIAGCILAGCSRDDREARRQAAGPHPSLEALARVADAQAGSVAFRRCAACHPIAPGTPDLGGPNLFGIMGAPIGHHSDRFGYTAALQAVGGVWTPARMDAWMADPHAMVPRTTMNFDGVADPLIRADIIAYLQTRK, from the coding sequence ATGATCGTCCCGCCGCCCCGGAGCCGTTCCTCCCTGCGATCAGCCTCGGCCCTTCTGATCGCCGGCTGCATCCTCGCCGGTTGCTCCAGGGATGACCGGGAGGCGCGGCGCCAGGCGGCGGGCCCCCATCCCTCGCTGGAGGCGCTCGCCCGCGTGGCGGACGCCCAGGCCGGGAGTGTCGCGTTCCGGCGCTGCGCCGCCTGCCACCCGATCGCCCCCGGCACACCGGATCTCGGGGGGCCCAATCTCTTCGGCATCATGGGCGCCCCGATCGGGCACCATAGCGACCGCTTCGGCTATACGGCGGCGCTGCAGGCGGTGGGCGGCGTCTGGACGCCCGCGCGAATGGATGCCTGGATGGCCGATCCGCATGCCATGGTGCCCCGCACGACGATGAACTTCGACGGCGTTGCGGATCCCCTCATCCGGGCGGACATCATCGCCTATCTGCAGACCCGGAAGTAA
- a CDS encoding Lrp/AsnC family transcriptional regulator — protein sequence MIADHSPTPQGTTVPSHPTLDPIDRAILATLQDEGRITNVELAGRVGLTAPPCLRRVRTLEETGVIRGYHAELEPVALGFGITVFAMVSLKSQAEADLLAFEEHVTALPEVRECHMLNGEIDFVLKIVAHDLQAFQAFLTSKLTPAPNVASVKTSLTIRTAKQVPGVPVEQG from the coding sequence ATGATTGCCGATCATAGCCCTACGCCGCAAGGAACAACCGTGCCGTCCCATCCGACCCTCGATCCGATCGATCGCGCCATTCTCGCCACGCTGCAGGACGAGGGCAGAATCACCAATGTCGAGCTGGCCGGGCGCGTCGGCCTGACCGCCCCGCCCTGCCTGCGCCGCGTCCGGACGCTGGAGGAAACCGGGGTGATCCGCGGCTATCATGCGGAGCTGGAGCCGGTGGCGCTGGGCTTCGGCATCACGGTCTTCGCGATGGTCAGCCTGAAGAGCCAGGCCGAGGCCGACCTGCTGGCCTTCGAGGAGCATGTGACCGCGCTGCCCGAGGTGCGCGAATGCCATATGCTGAACGGCGAGATCGATTTCGTGCTGAAGATCGTTGCGCATGATCTGCAGGCGTTTCAGGCCTTCCTGACCTCCAAGCTCACGCCCGCGCCGAACGTGGCGAGCGTGAAGACCTCGCTCACGATCCGCACCGCGAAGCAGGTGCCGGGCGTGCCGGTGGAGCAGGGCTGA
- the gyrA gene encoding DNA gyrase subunit A, translated as MATIPPPPEGSDISPINIVDEMKSSYLDYAMSVIVARALPDVRDGLKPVHRRILYASQEGGFVPGRPYRKSAKIVGDVMGNYHPHGDSSIYMALARMAQDWAMRVMLIDGQGNFGSMDPDLPASMRYTEARLSKAAMSLLEDIDKDTVDFGPNYDGSREEPLVLPARFPNLLVNGAGGIAVGMATNIPPHNLGEVVAACKAHIERMLSGGDPLTIEELMEIVPGPDFPTGALILGKGGVRNAYTNGRGSIIMRSRHEIETKRGDRTSIVLTEIPYQVGKAGLVEGIAEAAKEKRIEGISDIRDESNRFGVRIVIDLKRDATPEVVLNQLWRHTQAQTSFPANMLALRGGRPETLSLYDIIEAFVGFREEVITRRSKFELLKARERAHVLLGLVVAVTNLDEVVRIIRGSASPAEARASLLAREWPIAEIASYIRLVEAVEEEVTGDVYRLSEIQVRAILDLRLHRLTGLGRDEIGEELAKLAESIGELLEILGNRVKLYEIMVEEFDAILAAFATPRKTEIAPAGDDIDDEDLIEREDMVVTVTLGGYIKRTPLDAFRTQARGGKGRSGMATKDEDAVTKLFVTSTHTPVLFFSTAGKVYRMKVWKLPEGAPQARGRPMINLLPLAPGETISTVLPLPEDEAEWGKLHILFATAKGLVRRNSMDAFTNIRSAGKIAMRFGTDEESEDASDRLIGVTLLTEEDDVLLATRNGKAIRFAATDVREFQSRTASGVRGAKLLGADEVISLSILKGSNADTEEREAYLRAAPWKDNEAEPTLSVERMAELAEAEEFVMTVCANGYGKRSSAYEYRRIGRGGQGITNIDNLERNGPVVASFPAHKGEQLMLVTDQAKLIRMSVGDTRVIGRGSAGVRLFHVAENEHVVAAARIEEAEEEAEADVREEGDITAPETDPQPEGDTGEDLADGGEEA; from the coding sequence TTGGCCACCATCCCGCCGCCGCCCGAGGGCAGCGACATCTCGCCCATCAACATCGTCGACGAGATGAAGTCGAGCTATCTCGACTATGCGATGTCGGTGATCGTCGCGCGCGCGCTTCCCGACGTGCGCGACGGCCTGAAGCCCGTTCACCGCCGCATTCTCTATGCCAGCCAGGAGGGCGGATTCGTCCCCGGCCGGCCCTATCGCAAGTCGGCCAAGATCGTCGGCGACGTGATGGGCAATTATCACCCGCACGGCGACAGCTCGATCTACATGGCGCTCGCCCGCATGGCCCAGGATTGGGCGATGCGCGTGATGCTGATCGACGGCCAGGGCAATTTCGGATCGATGGACCCGGATCTGCCGGCGTCGATGCGTTACACCGAGGCGCGTCTGTCCAAGGCGGCGATGTCGCTCTTGGAGGATATCGACAAGGACACGGTCGATTTCGGCCCGAACTATGATGGTTCGCGCGAGGAGCCGCTGGTCCTGCCGGCGCGCTTCCCGAACCTGCTGGTCAACGGCGCGGGCGGCATCGCCGTCGGCATGGCCACCAACATCCCGCCGCACAACCTTGGGGAGGTCGTCGCGGCCTGCAAGGCGCATATCGAGCGGATGCTCTCGGGCGGCGATCCGCTGACGATCGAAGAGCTGATGGAGATCGTGCCGGGACCGGACTTCCCGACCGGCGCGCTGATCCTCGGCAAGGGCGGCGTCCGCAACGCCTACACCAACGGGCGCGGCTCGATCATCATGCGCTCGCGCCACGAGATCGAGACGAAGCGCGGCGACCGCACCTCGATCGTGCTGACCGAAATTCCCTATCAGGTGGGCAAGGCCGGCCTGGTCGAGGGCATTGCCGAAGCCGCGAAGGAAAAGCGGATCGAGGGCATCAGCGACATCCGCGACGAATCGAACCGGTTCGGCGTGCGGATCGTGATCGATCTGAAGCGCGACGCGACGCCCGAGGTGGTGCTGAACCAGCTGTGGCGCCACACGCAGGCGCAGACCAGCTTCCCGGCCAACATGCTCGCGCTGCGCGGCGGCCGTCCCGAGACGCTGTCGCTCTACGACATCATCGAGGCGTTCGTCGGCTTCCGCGAGGAAGTGATCACCCGCCGCTCCAAGTTCGAGCTGCTGAAGGCGCGCGAGCGGGCGCATGTGTTGCTCGGCCTCGTCGTCGCGGTGACGAACCTCGACGAAGTGGTCCGGATCATTCGCGGATCGGCCTCGCCGGCCGAGGCGCGCGCATCTTTGCTGGCGCGCGAATGGCCGATCGCGGAGATCGCCTCTTACATCCGCCTCGTCGAGGCGGTGGAAGAGGAAGTGACGGGCGACGTCTATCGCCTGTCCGAAATCCAGGTCCGCGCCATTCTCGACCTGCGCCTGCACCGCCTGACCGGCCTCGGCCGCGACGAAATCGGCGAAGAGCTGGCGAAGCTCGCGGAATCGATCGGCGAGCTGCTGGAGATCCTCGGCAATCGCGTGAAGCTCTACGAGATCATGGTCGAGGAATTCGACGCGATCCTCGCCGCCTTCGCCACCCCTCGCAAGACCGAGATCGCGCCCGCCGGCGACGACATCGACGACGAGGATCTGATCGAGCGCGAGGACATGGTCGTCACCGTGACCCTCGGCGGCTACATCAAGCGCACGCCGCTGGATGCGTTCCGCACGCAGGCGCGCGGCGGCAAGGGCCGCTCCGGCATGGCGACCAAGGATGAGGACGCCGTCACCAAGCTGTTCGTCACCTCGACGCACACGCCGGTCCTGTTCTTCTCCACCGCCGGCAAAGTCTATCGGATGAAGGTGTGGAAGCTGCCGGAAGGCGCCCCGCAGGCGCGCGGCCGGCCGATGATCAACCTGCTGCCGCTGGCGCCGGGCGAAACCATCTCCACCGTGCTGCCCTTGCCCGAGGACGAGGCGGAATGGGGCAAGCTCCACATCCTGTTCGCCACCGCCAAGGGTCTGGTGCGCCGCAATTCCATGGATGCGTTCACCAACATCCGCTCGGCCGGCAAGATCGCGATGCGCTTCGGCACGGACGAGGAGAGCGAGGATGCGAGCGATCGCCTGATCGGCGTCACCTTGCTCACCGAAGAGGATGACGTGCTGCTCGCCACGCGCAACGGCAAGGCGATCCGCTTCGCCGCGACCGACGTGCGCGAATTCCAGAGCCGGACGGCGTCCGGCGTGCGCGGCGCCAAGCTGCTGGGCGCGGACGAGGTGATCTCGCTGTCGATCCTGAAGGGCTCGAACGCCGATACGGAGGAGCGCGAGGCCTATCTCCGCGCCGCTCCGTGGAAGGACAACGAGGCCGAGCCCACGCTGAGCGTCGAGCGCATGGCCGAGCTGGCCGAGGCGGAAGAGTTCGTGATGACCGTCTGCGCCAATGGCTACGGCAAGCGCTCCTCGGCTTACGAATATCGCCGGATCGGTCGCGGCGGCCAGGGCATCACCAACATCGACAATCTGGAGCGCAACGGGCCTGTGGTGGCCAGTTTCCCGGCCCACAAGGGCGAGCAGTTGATGCTCGTCACCGATCAGGCCAAGCTGATCCGCATGTCCGTGGGCGATACGCGCGTGATCGGCCGTGGGTCCGCGGGCGTCCGCCTGTTCCACGTTGCCGAGAACGAGCATGTCGTGGCCGCCGCGCGGATCGAGGAAGCCGAGGAGGAGGCCGAGGCCGACGTGCGCGAGGAGGGCGACATCACCGCGCCCGAAACCGATCCGCAGCCCGAAGGCGATACCGGCGAGGATCTGGCCGACGGCGGCGAGGAGGCCTGA
- a CDS encoding glycosyltransferase family 87 protein, whose protein sequence is MRSILIFAALLGFANMVWRVRGGLDVVDFKLFWLAGRTWAAGVNPYLQDHYEAMGVALFGQWSPVMIWPYPPHALPVMMPYSWVPYQTGLLLWNATGLILSLAGAALLGRLFGRTSEGALVLTAAVVAYLGLMTASGSTLVVGQTSFIILFGIALIAWGIGRQAPVIGGIGMAIVMLKPHVGLVLCCVIPFFFRSGIRMTAWGVGITVLASIPGLAIGGVGATIGGLMHNLIDYRAIAYNTPRLMTGVANLIQAATGHDMSALVMSLIGCVVILVAMTALHLRWRKTGRPEPVEAAAIYLLLSLSTVAAFVVLHVYDMVILCPLIAILPWMGRSAALICVAPLLILMRPENISRVVGVEETGATVAAVGGLLLLIFSLIFLLRRAPESGSGAIGTLATVAH, encoded by the coding sequence GTGAGGTCGATTCTGATTTTCGCGGCGTTGCTCGGCTTCGCGAACATGGTGTGGCGGGTGCGCGGCGGCCTCGATGTCGTCGATTTCAAGCTGTTCTGGCTTGCCGGCCGCACCTGGGCCGCGGGGGTGAACCCCTATCTCCAGGATCATTACGAGGCGATGGGCGTCGCGCTGTTCGGCCAATGGTCGCCCGTCATGATCTGGCCCTATCCGCCGCATGCGCTGCCGGTGATGATGCCCTATAGCTGGGTGCCCTATCAGACGGGACTTCTGCTCTGGAACGCGACCGGCCTGATCCTGTCGCTGGCGGGCGCGGCTCTGCTCGGACGATTGTTCGGGCGCACCTCGGAAGGCGCGCTTGTGCTGACGGCGGCGGTCGTCGCCTATCTCGGCCTGATGACCGCGTCCGGATCCACTTTGGTGGTGGGGCAGACCTCGTTCATCATCCTGTTCGGGATCGCGCTGATCGCATGGGGCATCGGCCGTCAGGCCCCGGTGATCGGGGGCATCGGCATGGCGATCGTCATGCTGAAGCCGCATGTCGGGCTGGTCCTTTGCTGCGTCATTCCTTTCTTTTTCCGGTCCGGTATCCGGATGACGGCGTGGGGCGTGGGGATCACGGTCCTCGCTTCCATTCCGGGCCTTGCCATCGGCGGGGTCGGCGCCACGATCGGGGGATTGATGCATAATCTCATCGATTATCGCGCCATCGCCTACAACACGCCCCGCCTGATGACGGGCGTCGCCAATCTGATCCAGGCGGCGACGGGGCACGACATGTCGGCGCTCGTGATGAGCCTGATCGGCTGCGTCGTGATCCTCGTCGCGATGACGGCGCTCCATCTGCGCTGGCGGAAGACGGGGCGTCCCGAGCCGGTCGAGGCGGCCGCGATCTATCTGCTGCTCTCGCTGTCGACAGTGGCTGCCTTCGTCGTGCTGCATGTCTATGACATGGTGATCCTCTGCCCGCTGATCGCGATCCTGCCGTGGATGGGGCGGTCCGCCGCTCTGATCTGCGTGGCGCCGCTCCTCATCCTGATGCGCCCGGAAAATATCAGCCGGGTCGTGGGCGTCGAGGAAACGGGCGCGACGGTGGCGGCGGTGGGAGGGCTGCTGCTGCTGATCTTCAGCCTGATCTTCCTGCTGCGGCGCGCGCCGGAGAGCGGATCCGGGGCGATCGGCACGTTGGCCACCGTAGCGCATTGA